Proteins encoded together in one Etheostoma cragini isolate CJK2018 chromosome 11, CSU_Ecrag_1.0, whole genome shotgun sequence window:
- the cryba2b gene encoding beta-crystallin A2b, producing MNTQQMEQMGQFKITIWEEENFQGKRCEFMLECQNIMERGFNKIRSIKVENGPWVGYEYPEFQGQQFILEKGDYPRYEAWSGNSSYRTEHMLSFRPIKCANHSDSKVTLYECEDFQGRKFEMCDDYPSLQAMGWCSKEVPSIKVNSGAWVAYQFPGYRGYQYILERDRHQGEYRHYNEYSTQAHTNQVQSIRRIQH from the exons ATGAACACTCAACAGATGGAGCAGATGGGCCAGTTCAAGATCACAATCTGGGAGGAGGAGAACTTCCAGGGAAAGCGCTGTGAGTTCATGCTGGAGTGCCAGAACATCATGGAGAGGGGCTTCAACAAGATCCGCTCCATCAAGGTCGAGAATGGACC ATGGGTGGGCTATGAGTACCCAGAGTTCCAGGGACAGCAGTTTATCCTGGAGAAGGGAGACTACCCTCGCTACGAGGCCTGGAGCGGAAACAGCAGCTACAGAACCGAGCACATGCTTTCCTTCAGACCCATCAAGTGCGCT AACCACAGTGACAGCAAGGTGACCCTGTACGAGTGTGAGGACTTCCAGGGCCGTAAGTTTGAGATGTGCGATGACTACCCCTCCCTACAGGCCATGGGCTGGTGCAGCAAGGAGGTTCCCTCCATCAAAGTCAACTCAGGAGC CTGGGTTGCCTACCAGTTCCCTGGTTACCGTGGCTACCAGTACAtcctggagagagacagacaccaaGGCGAGTACAGACACTACAACGAGTACAGCACCCAGGCTCACACCAACCAGGTGCAGTCCATTCGTAGGATCCAGCACTAA